The Musa acuminata AAA Group cultivar baxijiao chromosome BXJ3-6, Cavendish_Baxijiao_AAA, whole genome shotgun sequence region tggaccgagcaagcggcgaggagtcgtcgcaagatctcgcttgagagaatgcaatggtggatgcattgcgagatcaagtgggggaacgacccaaagcaacacaaatgaaggcacacttagagtcgatatggagattggactcaagggagggttgacccgtggaatggtgggtgtgaAGGTCACCATCaattcaatgcaaaaacgaggagcagagcaacttgggtgtaacttggcgaagtacccaagccgcatcaaggaagctagcatagaagatggaacatggagtagaggcatagtgctttctttggacagaggtcaaggacatgaactcttacagaggcaagagcaggatcatgtttttccatgggtccttcattctgacggagcagactcatcttgcatggtgccaaataaGAAAGTAGCTTCTGGgcttatgcaccttatctcggagaagcatttgatggaggaactaaggcgactcaacttgcggaggcgaagttgggttcagaaggccttggcacagggcaagaggacgcggaggcgggtactcttgaagaatatgccacagtgttgccattcaagttgccatgaaggaagtggtgcataacgaagattgtgctggtaggggcagaggcccaggatccaaacaatggtgcactaattgcagtgaagtcgggggactttgggagctactaggcgatggactctagatggtgcttcatctaggtgtgacctaagagtgagcggatgaaggtcgattgccaaaaaagcgaacaaaatcgaaggtggaagagacctaacaatatattggcagaggccacatatggagggatcacaattcgagttcatcccacaaggatcaaaatgcaatggagatgtcactaggaggcgacatggtgcagaggatcgtggtggaacaattcctggcaatgcgatacacatgaatgtgTCCCGTAAGGgagtagatcatacggaggtatgatcgggagctattggaagctccacttcggtgaacaacacaacggTAAGAAGGGTTACGGATTCGAGTGAAGGCTATAGTACTGCAGAAGAagatcttccgtgcgtgcattgaattttgcatcggatgaaagccttagtcattagcatatgggggctatgttccaccaaggaaaaagttcgaatgcaagtaacaGTGAGTCCtaggggagggacttgatcatgcagaggtatgatcaaagcagctggagagttggactgctctagagcccatatttgcttaagggagcctggcaagtcagaggataaggttgagtaaacgaacgttgctaccacggaagctaaggagaacagaattggtgcaaatcctacaacgtgatggcagaggccatgcatgggagttgcaatctgtctttccatcgaccaaagggagctgcttggagaacacagaggcattgaagcagggggtcgaaaggggcgaggaagcgacaacgagtccaaagggacttggctacccaaaatcaagcatcagttagaatggagatggactcggaggagtgccacagagacatatctactaatcgtgaagaaaagggatacagatgcgaggcgatggatagtagggctatGGACATGGcatcgccatggtaccgtagaggtgggacttccgtgaaagtcattgatcccttgctctcatggagggagagcgcttggtcgtgaaaggggccgaggaggtggagtatgcagaggcaaactccaagtaccaagacaaggctgaagggcagaggccaaggaacttcgtaagatcggtgtcaacgagtttctcatcaagatagctgaaagtaaaggacttcgagtcaggcaagagtgcatgaccaaggaacgaagtaggcagtacatggtgttgtacctttgctactcaatggagtaggcagcagggttaatagagaagatggtacaatcccagaggcgaccaaatttattagagaattactccaagttggggtgaaaacttcctacattccagaagttcgatggcattgagaaggtgaatcacagtaactaactcaacgcaaggagtgcaaacacttcaagtgcttcagaagtgtgagcaaagagcaagcgaaggccactaatcggctcgatgcatggagtacaacctcgaggaggtgggcgaagtcaagtaacctttgccttctcaacccttaagagaatgggcgaaaccgagtaccctaattctcttatctatccagcaaaggagctttacacaggttcaaagacccttcgaagatattaaaAGATAATAGTTGCcaaatcctcaccattggtgatcagtgctattgagagtagagtaTCCAcctcatttcccaatagaataccaatcgaaagcggaagtgatgcgaatctacttggaagtgacaaataagtgaaagaagagtcgatgagcaaattttatggaggatggaccaaaaactttgaaagtttgcaaggcgatgcttgttaaagctccaacaagtatccacctagttcaagcaacatgaggcatttcAAAGACTAACATATAGTAATGATGGTCTTTTTCTTTCAAATGGAGGATCTacaagaatcaacaaggatcaacacaactcagccaacctcacACCAGAGTCAaaatcattggtgagttgaagcaacatggtggatcaaaggttcgactactcaaaaacagcagtggagagcagttgggagccaagaggcgcattgcaaccaGAGcataagattgaagactcagcaaaagcgaggagttgcagtgttcacaaaggcttcgacgaggacgtcgaaggaatacgtgggggagaatgtcacggacaaacttcgaaacaggatgtttgatgtaatgcttatgtatgtccatgtcttttgatatgttcatgctttgcacaacatgtagagggatggccgaaggcttaatagtcccattttagttgggtttgatggcagctttaggcttgtaaataaaggttgtgtcatgtggacacttgtgagagattttcgatctatagtggaccattttgaccctttgttgtgcaactgttcagagcttataaagtctgtttggtttttgcattgtctatgaagtgtttcctagaatgtttgcttgtggatcccgagtgaggtattttctctaacccgttttctcttttgtgggtcctaagggaccttgggaggcttcggggaggttgacctttgcggatggatacgcaagggtgccgcacgacttaggcaaaaccaactaagttcgtGACACTATGGCGCTTTCATTCAAGAGGGGCAACAGCTACTCTTTTTGTACATGGACATATCCACCTCGAAGCAAATGTTGATGCGGTACTGGCGTCTATTCATTGGCCTAGGCCTTTCAGCCTTGGAGATGACCTCGAGCCACCTTCTTATCCCTATCAAGGTGTTCTTGAAAACCTCATCTAGCATATGTAGATGCTAACGAGCATGATACATGGCTCCACTTTTGTCCTAGTTATCCCAATAAATGATACTACTAGCTCAACCACAGTCACTGGCTCAATCGCTACCGGCGTCGACACCCATCGAGTTTCCTACACCTAATGTGGTGTCGATATCCTAGGAGCACCTGAGAACCATCAAACCACCAGTTGAAGGGGCACTTTACTCCCCAactatgaaattttgtgaagCACACCACTACTCTACCATGCCTAAATTTGAGACCTAGTCAATGGATTTATTAGAGGAttctgttgaatatcggattttaataattaaaccaattaataagtgtttatgatttgatcttcgttttgagtgatgcaagatgtttcgatcgggagagacaattaaagtaggaagaatcatattgggtcggaggaaaacgtgttagaagattggacgtcggggcgGAGGATCAGTTGACATTCGagacatagattcgggcatcgggccaagaagagcagatattgtgccaaggatatcggagttacggaggttaatTTTCCGATTAAGCAatgggccgcaagagaggacgatgcgcccaagaatcggacgaagcgtccatggaccaatgacatgtcggacaacatgattcatgcttagtaataattatctagatcgaagtgtgtttttatgtgtgtaggattaactacgatagcaagacatgaagcaaaatgaagtcccggagtcaagaacacgatttcgttgggagttcgagagttcatcggaagtccggacgttcatcgaaagttctgccggaactaaccgagaagtccaggagcttgccaaagatgctcgtcggaactcgccaagatgatcatcgtgaagtttaggagcttgccaagagtccaccggaatattgccaagagatcgttagaagttcatcgaaagatcgccggaagaaacctgacttatttttcttagaatatgtcttaagaatcatagttagcatataattggagttgggattgggagtaaTCCCATCAATTCTGTTAGGGGCCAAGTAGACCCAAAGTtgtgctggtttgggccggattcaaggcccaaccagggtgctgaaagcttggccggcggtggcaccgcatggggAACAACgccctaggaattctgggcgatggtactatcgacagtgaatgctgccagtggtggtactgcccaagaacggtggtggtaccgcctgtacctaGGATTCTtcaatcagagagagacaattaaagcaagaagaatcatgttgggctgtaggaaaacgtgtcagaagattagacatcgggccggaggatcggtcgacgtatcgacagaaggctttaagccatagattcgggcatctggccaagaagagcagatattgtgctaaggatatcaaaattacagaggtcaattggccgattgggcaataggccacatgatagaacgatgcaccaaagaatcggacaatgcatcgatggaccaatgacatgccggacaacatgattcatgcttagtaataagttcaactgagagcaaaaaaaaaagaaaactctgttgtaattgtatgtgaaactcctctcaaagttctaagtattagaatagtttgagagaggagtaagtgggggtgtaagggttatctcctaaacccagtaaaaggagaattgagttgtaaaaggtggttggtcttcgcctattgaaggaagaccgatagtagatgccggtggcctcgatggaagaggaatcggcggagtggatgtaggtcacgacgaccgaaccactataaaaatatggtttgccttCATttttgcaatttactttaaactgcaaacgaccttctcattacttgctacgctcttcttattgctttcatagTTAACATTttttaaatcagttttatcgtaaaaaaagaaatttctataaccaacgtaatttttaccgctgcactaattcacccccccctcttagtaccgactcgttcctaatagattCCATATGGATCCAACTATGAAAAACGGATCGATGTTTAGAGGAGATGTAATGAGAGTTTAAACAATCTAAATGGGAAGTGTTGGTCAACCCCAACTTAGGTTAATCGCTATTGAcccaaaaaatataagaaaatgtCGATTCCAACAAACTTTCACCTCCCGTTATTAGAGGCATTCGATGGCATTATTGACTTGATAGAGCACATTATAACTTTTCATGCTCAAATATAGTTGTATGATACTTTGGATGCCCAGATGTGTCACACATTCTCAACCATATTAAGATGTCCAGCACAAGAATGATATGCTCGCCTGAAGTTGCCTTTCGTTGGTTTAAATTTGAACTTCACTTTCTTAGAAATGTGCTCCTGAGACCATTAGCAGCAATGCTTCTTGGACTCAGACAAGGGAAGGAAGAGATGCTTGTAGACTTTGTCACATGCTTCACTAAAGAATTTCGAGATATAGTGGATGCCCATCCATTGCTCATAAAAAAGACCTTATGATGGGGTTCAAGCCCTCTCATCTCTTCTAGTCATTAGTGAAAAGGCCACCAGTAATGATACCAAAGGTACTTCTGAGGACTAATCAATACATTTCTACCAAGACAATGGTCTCTAGTAAGCGTGAGGAGTTAGGCAAGATGCCAAATTAGGAGCAACTATAATCCACTCTAACCCAGAGGTCACCACGGCAAAGGAGGAATGAATGACCCAATTTACCTCACCTAAGCTATGAGCTAAACCCCTTAAATTTGTTTAGAACTGAAGTTTTTCTATAGATAAAAGAGAAAGGACTCTTAAAAGACTCTCACCCAATGAAGACTCCATTAGCGAAAAGAGATGGTTCCAAATACTGTGAGGTCCACCGAGATTATGACTATGCCATGGAGGATTGTTGTAACTTAAAAGATCATATATTGAAGAATTTATATGCCAGGGACACTATGATCGGTTCATACAAAAACGTTAGAAACCCACACCCCGACTTTAGGAGTCATGAAGAGATAGATAGACATCATCATTGGTGGACCTGCCTTAGGGCAAGATAGCTCTTCAAGTTGTAAAGTTTATGTCTATGCTACCATTGAAAAGAGCCTAAGGATAAAGGGTGACCTAGGGATAAACTTCAAGAAGGAAGAGATAGAGAACCTTGACTTGAACCTCGATAATGCCTTAATAGTTTCGATAAAGATGATCAATGCTTTAGTGAATAGGATCATGATCAACACATGTAGCTCTACCGATATCCTCTACTTTGATGCTTTCCAAAAACTCGGGTTCTCGACTAATAACCATAACCCTATGTATTCTTCATTTATGGGATTCATGAGAGATTTTATCTCCCCTCTTGGGACCATGAACCTGCATGTCATATTCGGAGATGAGCATTGCTCCAAAATGATGCTAGCTAGATTCATGATAATAGATATCTATTTAGCATACAATGCAATCATAGGTCGATCCATGCCGAATAGACTAAGAGCAATGGTGTCGACTTACCACATGGTGTTGAAGTTCTAGTGAACAGGGTCATGATTGACATAGGTAGCTCTATCGATATCCTCTACTTTGATGCTTTCTAAAAACTCAAGCTCTCGACTAACAACTATACCCCTCTAACTTCTTTACTAACAAAATTTATGAGTGATTCTGTCTCCCACCTTAGGACCATGAACCTACATGTCATATTCGCAGATGAGCATTATTCCAAAACGATGTTGGCTATAATTATGGTGGTAGATATCCCCTCAATATACAATGGAATCATAGACCGATCCATGTTAAATAGCCTAAGGTTGGTGGTGTCAATCTTTAATATAGTAATGAAGTTTTTAATGGGAATTGGCATTGGGGAGCTAAGAAGTAACCCAAGGGAGTCGTGCTAGATCTACCTGAGGGTGATCTCTCTATCAAAGAAGGTTCGTTCTAAAACGCCACCTATAGACACCAAAGGCTTCGCCAAGTCCACCTCACATCCTAAACCGATTGAGCCGCTGATTGAGGCAACCCTAGATAAGGCCAGAATTGATCAAGTTGTCAAGGTCAAAAAGACACTTCCTAAAGAGAGACAAGTGCAACGAATTAACTTCCATTAGGAGAACACTGAGGTATTTACGTGATCACTGAGAGACATGTTATGAATCAACCCCATTGTAGTTCAACATCACTTGAACattacttcaaaggcaagttagtGAAACAAAGGCCTTAGAAGTTTGCTCCCAACCACCAGTAGGTAATTACTGATGAGGTAGTTAAGTTGTCAGGAGTTCGGTTTATTGTTAAGATGCAGAACCCCCAATGGTTTGCCGATGTTATACTCATTCAAACGTCCAATAAAaattggaggatgtgtgttgattatacCAATCTCAACAAAACATGTCCAAATGATAGCTATCCACTTCCTTAGATTGATTTGGTTGTTAATTCTACCTCTGGTCATAAGCCCCCCATTTTTATGGAAGCATTCTCAATTTATAATCAAATCAAAATGGCATGAGAGGATCGTTAACACACTTTATTTTTCACTAAATGAGACATATTTTGCTACCGAGTCATGCTATTCAGGTTAAAAAATGTGGAGGTGATGTACCAAAGaatggtgaacaagatattaaaaCACAAGATCGGAAGAAACATTGAAGTGTATGTAGTTGACATGATAGTAAAAAGTTGGACAATCGAATTGCATTTGACAGACTTAACGGAAACATTTGACGTCCCAAAGAACTTCAACATGTGCCACAATCTAACTAAATGTGCTTCCGGAGTCAACTTGGGAAAGTTCCTCAGATTTATTATGCACCAAAGGGGAATAAATATAAACCCCAAGAATGTGAAAGCCATATTAGAGATGTGCCACCACCTCGGTCAGTAAGGGAAGTCCAATAGTTAATAGGGTGAATAACAGTGCTTAGCCAATTCTTATCCCAATCGGGTGATAGGTATTTGCCTTTTTTTCAGGCATTAAAGAATCTAAAGGACTTCCTACGGATATAAGATTATCATGAGGCTTTTGAAAGGCTAAAAGTCCACCTTGCCTAATTGCCACATCTCACTTCCTCAACCTCGGATGAAACTCTAAGCCTTTACCTCATTGCCACCTAGTTGGTAAGGAAGCTTCATTCCTATTTTCAAGTGCATGTTGTGTAACCGAATACCAACCAATCACTCAGATAGGTCCTCTTTCCGTTTGAGGTCTCGGGTTGACTATTGAGGTGGTCAGTAGAGTTGGATGAGTTTGAAATCCGATATGTTTCGAGGACAGCAATAAAGGCACAGGGGTTATTGGACTTTATTTTGGAACTATCTCACCCTTTGCTTGCGATCAACACCTATATCCCACCAGCATGGACATTATTCATGGATGGCTATGCAACCTCGGTTGGGGGTCGTGCCGAACCTGTTCTAAAAGGCTCGAACAAGCGAGCGTACAATTAAGCTCTCTGATTTGGGTTCAAATCTCTAATAAGGGTTGATCTAACTTTCAAAATAAAACTATggagattatattttaataaaaaatttattggttCCGAAAACATAAAGGGTAAATCAAACAACCAATCACAAAGAATAAGAGAGCAACTTAAGTGAATTCCTTGGGAGAGATAGTGGTTCATCGAaatgaagataaaaaataaattataataaaatttcaatAGATAAAGACCACAGAGAGGATGAAAAATATGTAACACAAATAATCATAAAGAGAAGAATCATTGTAACAAAAGAAAAGCTTAACGttacaaatgcaagaagtttgGTGATAGGGTAAAATACTATTATCACTTTTTAGAGAAAAGGGGCATCTGAACTTGTTTTATGCATGCTAAATTGTTCAAGAATAAAAGAATGGACTATGGCACATGGTTAGTGTTAGTAGGAACCATACGATTAGTTTGATGTAAACTCATTATTATCGATTTAAAAGTTTTCAACACCCACAATCTCCATGCCTCCAATCGGAGCTCACATAGTTGAGATAACTACCATAAGAAACTACAAACAAGAAAAAATAGAGGATTTCGAGTGAAGACCAAACCTTTAAGGTGCTCGGGAAAGGATTGATCATGGTCAAGAAGCATGCACGCTAGAGACTAAATGGGTTTCAATCTCTATTTCCCTCTCCATCGAGGTATTTATAAGGGTCAATTTAATTGAACATTGGGTAAATTAGCTAGCTTAGTGAGACTCTGGTTCCCATTGGTGActatgtatttacaaaatactGTCTCAGTCCATCATATTTAATTAGATCTTGGATGTGATTAGATTCCAAAGGAGGAACCAAATATGGACAATAGTAAAAGGATTTCattcttaaacaaaaatctaatatTGGATTAACTTCGAAGCCTCCTATGAGATTGTCTAGTTTCCATTAATGAAATCTTCCTTATTTGAATGACATCTTCAATGCCTTAATTTTCTATCAAAGATTTACAAAATCAATTGGCCAAAAATCTATTATTTTTGGCTAATTGAGagttgacatatgaaattaaattaGCACCTATTGGACATCTCATGTCAATGGATCGGAGTTGATGAAGAAATTTACATTAGTAGATCATCTAAAGGAAATATTCCCTTATTAACTAACCAATGGTTATAAGAACAACAATATATAAAACAATTTTCTAAGATATGTTTTCATTCCAAACTTATTAAACAGATACTTACAGGTTTTAAATACCTATAGATTCAGACTACCATGATCGATGGAGGAGTTTTGTTAGATAAACTTGACAGTCTTTTGCATGAAGTGGGATATGATATACATGCGTCTACGATTCTTGACCAAAGTAGGGCAAAGGACATGAGATACAAACGCTATTTCCCTTCCGAAAAAAATTTGCCTCGTCTAAGATATGAATACACAATGTTAGTTTCACTAAATTAAATCGGTGATCAAATTTGATGTGATCGTATTATCACCAAAAAGAAGGCTCTCGAGACATTATCACAAGAAAGCCGAACACACAAAGTCCAAATCCCTTTTCCTAGTTTCATTATAAAAGTCCAAACCCCTCTTCAAAGGCTTTCGCCTTTGAAGGAGCATATGGATCAATCCCAAATGGACACTATTAATGATGAATCCCAAGCAACTATGGGTTCTCTTTCCCCAACTGAGTCCAGATGGGTTACTACCTAACCTGCTCATCTCAGAAGCTTCATGTAAGATCTTCAAATTCACACATCCTCAAGTACTTCAGACGGTGTTGATGATTCAAAGCTTGCTCGCTCAGtgtatcattagaattaaaatgcaCTAAAACGAAGCTGGAATCGGAACGACAAGTGCAATAACATTTCTTGACTACTCTAATTTTAGTTCCAATTACGATGTCCTTTAAATATTCTGCTTTGAATTGGACGTGTTTAATGATCTTCCCATCGTAAAACAATGCTCTCAATGCTGTCATCCAGCGATTGACGCACTTGCTCTGACCACTCACCACAGCAAAAGGTGCGTTAGTGCACTATCAAAGAAGCGGAAATTAAAAGCGTATATTTCAGCCATATCTACCAACAATAACTCCAAAATTGAGTGTCTGGTAATGAAAGCAGGTGAAGGTAGAGGTTTAGGCTGAGGGGACGCAGGTGGCGCTGGAAACAGCCATGGGGTAAGAGAAGGAGTTGGCGTACTGGAAAGAGATGGTTTCGCCCGGGCGGAGGGGGCGGCCGTCGTTGAGGAGGCAGTCGTTGATGCTGAGGCGGCGGAAGATGCTGGGGTTGATTTGGCGAGCGCTGCTAAACTTGCCGCAGCTTAGGTGGATTTGGCCCATGGCACACCCgtctttcaacgggcaaagattCTGCACATTCACCGTGTACGTTGGGATCCCACTGGGCAGCGGCGGCGTCGCGTCTTGGTGCAACACGATGTCATCCATGCTGCACTGGTTTCCTATCCGATTTGTCgatttggaggaagaggaggaggacgaagacgTCACCGTTGCACGCAAACCACTAACACACATCAAGGTTGTACCTGATACAAGAAAATATGTATCATAATCTAAATAAGTATATAGGGATTTGAGTACGTGTGATTCTAATGTTTCAAGTAAGTTGCACATATTttcatcaaaccaaatatgacaaatatttggttgaaaaaaaaaaaatatctagcATATTAGATAAAGCTTAAGTTTGAATAAGATTGTATGGTCGATTATTAGTATAACTctttagaatatattattatggaATCAGAGATGAGAGAAGCAAAAAGTAAGTACAAAGAGAAATAGTTTGGTTTCACGCGTACCGAAGGTAAGCAGAAGGATTAGCGCTATAACAGTTCTCATCCTCAGCTGCTCCGGCGACATGCACCCTAACccttagcttcttcttcttcttcttcttcctcttgatccTTCGTTCGTATAAATGTGTAGTATGTGAAGGAAGTATTTAAATGTGAGTAATAACATAGAAAAACAAGCATAATGGGCAATATCTACTTGATTTGAACTGCACGTAATGTTTCAACGGAGGAAATAGAAAATCATCACACCCTTTCCTTAGAGATGTAATTAtaataggtaaataaataaattatcaatttaaaaaaggaaaatatcttAATTAAATTTTTGGGTGAGTAATTCGATCAACATTTCCATAATTTAGTCCAACCGATCGCAAATAAAAtaaagcaagagtgaagaggaaaaACTTGTCCATCACATCTCTGATTGGGTAAATTATCGCCTCTGATGCCTCTTGACTTAATCTACCATAGAGGCCACAAATAACAATAATTACCCCCTTCCAACTATAGTTGAACTAGGAATGGATAGCTGGCCTCCTTTTTTTGTTCGATTCTTTGGCCTTAAGAATGAGTGATTGCCGTGCCCAATTGGAGAGCAAACAGCTAATTGAACGCAGTCTACGGTCGATCTGTGACCCTAGATACTGAAGGTGTTCTTACCTTTTGCAAAAAAAAACTCATCCATGAGTTGTCATGAAATATTCACAAGGCTACTTCTTATTGCCGGTGAGTCGATCACAAGTTTGGAGAAAGGCAAAAGAGAGAATGGAATGGGGAGATAAGGGATGCTAAAGAAGTGCGCAGCCACCTAATTCTCCACAATGCCTTCCTCGTCACCATGGACCTTGCCTCCCGCGTCTTTCCTGAGAGTGCTCTCATTGTCATTAGTGAAAAAGAGTATACCATCAACTAATCGTCATCCAACATGCAACCACCATATAGTGTCCACGATCAAAGGAGAAGACAATGTCACCCTCTGTCCACATAGGCAATGGTCCAAAATAGATAATTATGGTTTATGCACCCTCCCTTGTGGCCCACGTGGACAAAAGGCTATTAGAGGTGGTTAAAGACTACCTCCTtatagaatatttcataaaaacATATTATCCCTTTACGATTAGGTATAAAAGCTCGTttccactaaattgaaaatggggCTTATCTTTTCTGGCTACTCATGTCTATACTCATACCATTTGGATTATGAACTTGGGCTTCAAAGGGACCGGATCAAGACCTCTTTAGATCTCGGTCTTCATGTAGGTGGCACTGCGGGATCTTGGTGTTTCCACCTTAAGGCACTTTGGGCAAACCTATGCATACGGGTCCAGACCATGCCGGGTTGATTGGAATATCAATTACATCTTCCCTcatcattttggcactagaatAAGGGACCGATATTACAAGAACTCTTGCCCATCAACTCTCTCAATGAACTTTTAAGAAAAGAGGCTTTGCCCTTGACCTATGGCACTTTCATCCGAGAGGAGCAACAACTACTTTTTCGTACATGGACATATCCACCTCGAAGCAAATGTTGATGAGGTACTGGCGTCTATTCATTGGCCTAGGCCTTTAAGCCTTGGGGATGACCTTGAGCCACCTTCTTATCCCCTTCAAGGTGTTCTTGAAAACCTCATCTAGCATATGTAGATGCTAACGAGCATGATATATGGCTCCACATATGTCCTAGTTATCACAATAAACGATATTACTAGCTCAACCATAGTCACTGGCTCAATCGCTACCGGCATCGACACCCATCGAGTTTCCTGCATCTAATGTGGTGTCGATATCCTAGGAGCACCTGAGAAC contains the following coding sequences:
- the LOC135641376 gene encoding TPD1 protein homolog 1-like, coding for MCVSGLRATVTSSSSSSSSKSTNRIGNQCSMDDIVLHQDATPPLPSGIPTYTVNVQNLCPLKDGCAMGQIHLSCGKFSSARQINPSIFRRLSINDCLLNDGRPLRPGETISFQYANSFSYPMAVSSATCVPSA